Genomic window (Capsicum annuum cultivar UCD-10X-F1 chromosome 10, UCD10Xv1.1, whole genome shotgun sequence):
TTTTGTAGAATTTTCATCTGTATTGGTTCTTACAGGTGTTTGATGCCACTGTTTCTTGAGATTTTTGCTTGAAAATTGAAGTGGGGTCATTGAGATTGTTGTTGGGAAGTTTGTGATTTGGATATTTGAAAGGTTTTCTCGAGAAAACTGCGATAAGGTTGGCGGTAAATGCAACAAAGACTTGATCTTTTGTGGGATTTGGAAGAGGGGGGTTGAAAGAtcttttgttctattttgagTGTTAGGAGGTGTTTGATACAAGTGATTCTTGAGTTTTTTGCTTGAAAATCTGAGGTGAGTCAGTGATATTGTTGTATAGAATTTTGTGATTTGGATAGTTAAGAGGTATTCTTCAGAAGACTGCAAAGGGGTTGGTAGTAAATGCAGTAAGATTATTGTTGGAGATTTCGTGATTTCGACATCCGAAAGGTGTTCTTCAGCAGACTACAACAGGGTTGGTGGTAAATATAGCACATACTTGATCTTTGTGGGATTTTCTGGTGTTGTAGCGAGGTTTGAGATATGTTGAGTTTCTCGTGAGAAGCATCGTCCGCTTTATTGTTGCTGATTCAAAATGGGTGTGAGAGGTGTAGCCCAATTGTTTGTTTTCATCGTGGTGCTTTTTACTATAGTGGCTGCAAAGCCTGTAAGCAAAAGCCCGGAGGAACATTTACTGGCTAATCAAATCAATTCTGTGGGGATCAATCAAGAATTGGTACTCCTTTCTGCTTTGGCTGACTTACTTTTACGTACTGCTTGAATAATGTTTGTCTTTAAATGCCTTTTTTCCCCGTTCACTTAGTAGGTAGTCGAGCGTTGTTTAGTTTTCcttatgagcattatcattaaTAACTCTCCTGCTGGCGTATTCTTCATTTCCAGTTGTTTTCTTACTATTTGTGTTTGCTGCTGTTCTTTTGTCCATTATTTTCCATATGGTTTCTTTACGACTGTATTTCCTTTTCTTACTGATTTTGATATGCTTCACTTGAGCCTGAGGggctatcggaaacaacctctctaccttcacaagaTAGGGGTAAGGTTGAGTATACctcaccctccccagaccccacttgtgagattacattgggtatgttgtcgTTGTTAATTTGTACTTTAAAAAGGATCGAGCTGAACATCATGGATTGCTTCTACAGAGTAGATTGGTAAGGAATTAGGATTACTTGATCCACCACTTTTAAGAATATAGGACTTTaaaacgacaacaacaacaacaacaaacccagtatattcccaccaagtggggtctggggagggtaagtgtacgcagttcataccactacctcagaggtgagatagagaggttgtttccgatataAGACTttaaaaagggaccaaaataAAATGTACTGCACTATCACCTTATTGCTGCTAAACTCTGACTTCAGATTTCATTATAGTTCTCGATGTGTCTATTCCGGTAATTCTTGCTGTTTTTCTACCTATGTTGTTAAATACTCTGTCATCTGCTTCTgggctgtactatgtgtttgtgtgatatctcgtgacttgagccgggggtctttcggaaacagcctttctacttcatcagaggtagaggtatggactgcgtacatcttacccccccccagaccccactaagtgggaatacactgggtttgttgttgttgttgttgttgttgttaaatacTCTCTTAAGAAGCTTTGGTAGGGGACTTCGCCTTTTTTAGCTGGCACTTCAGTGTAGGCATGAGGCATCATGGTGTTAAGGCATGTGTCTCATTTCCCATTGACTCAATCTTTGAGAGGCCGTCTAGACAACAAATATAGTCTGACAAAGTGACATTTTAATCGTTACCAAAACGCCATGATATAAATACTTACGTACATATCATATACTATGTATGTGTTTTCATTAGCACCTTTGTTTGCCAAAGCTCATGCTTTAATTGCACTTTATGCTTAAAGTGTTAGCAAACCTTGGTACTTCTCAATTCTTCTTGCCTTTGACAACTGTGCTTGGGTCATCGACAATTGCTCTTCCCTTATAGTGTTATTAACGGCTTAGGCTTGCTTGAGGCACATTTAAGCCCTGAAGTTAGACACAGTGTGGGTTTGCTTAGACATGTTTTACTTAGAGAATATTTCATTTTAGGCACTGAGTTATATTATTGAAGGCTACTTCAGGTGCATTTAAACTCTAAAACTAGGTGCAGTATAGGTTGGGACTTCATACTGCCGAGACATGTACTTCATTGGCCTAAGTGGCTCTTTCATACTTCAGTCGCTCTTTCAACGGCAATTCAAAAAAATGTCCCTCAAGTTTCCTTACTGCCGTGTTCCTTAATTCGGACAAGCATCAATAGCTCTTGCCTCTGATTTAATAGTATTTTGATTTGTACATCTTTGAGAATGACTATTCATAAGCCGTTCTGATTGTAATCTTCTGCTGCAGGCTGAAGAGTTATGGTTGAACTGTAGGCTAGAGTTGGAACATTCTAATGAAGTTTTTGAAGATCTTAAGTTTAGTGGTTCCGGAGAAGAAGCAAGTGGGAGCCATGGAATTCTTTCGAACAGAAGATCGTtaaccaaaaataaagagaaaaatgtcAACGTACTCAATAAGGAAGTCCTTATGGGTTGTTTAATGAAGAAAAATCTCCTGTTTCCTGTTTCCGGAGAGCAGGAGCATTCACCTACTTGGTATTCCAGGTGCAAGGACTTCCTCTTTTCATGGTACGGTGCACCTAGACGGCGTGAATTGCTTCAAGTTGGAGATGCTCCTTCTCCTGCTCCAGCTCCAGCTACTTCCCCTTCTGAAACTCCCAATTCTCCGCCACCTGCCCCTCCTCCTTCGAAGCCATTTTTTCCTGTCGACTACAACAATTCAAGCAAAAGTTCTGCTCCTAGCGATCAGTCTTTTATTAGTCAAAACTCTACTTCGGATGGTCAATCAAATAAGAAAAGCAACACAAAAACAATTTTGGTTGCAGTTCTTGTGACTGCTTCAGTCACATTTATTGTTGTTGCACTCTTTTTTATATGCTATTGCAAGGTTTGTGGGGTTGGATACAGAAAGGGAAAGAATGACGAGCGGCCTCTTCTTAGCCTAAGCATAAGTGACCATTCTGCTGGTATGTCTCCATTCCTTGTTTCTCttgtatatatattgattgatctTGGTTTTTGGTATACTGATGTTTCTGAGACATCGACTTCTATCTTTCAGCTTCAATACACGGTAATGCCGGCAATTATTCAGTCAGTGATGATTCCAATggtaaaatgggtaaaaatttCTACATGGAGCAGAACGCTCTTAATGGTTCTAAAAGTGAGATCCCTTTGGGAACTGTTACTGGCATTGCTGTGGCTACAGTAGGGAATTCTACGCAGATACCACCTGGAAAGATGGCAATGCATGGACAACCTCCTCTTAAGCCTCCGCCTGGTAGGTTGAATCCTTTTGAAGATCCTGCTAGTCCAATCCCTCCTCCACTAGCCGGGGATTCTGCACAGATACCGCCTGGAAGGATGGGAATGCATGGACAGCCTTCACTTAGGCCTCCCCCTGGCAGGGTGAATCCTTTTGAAGATCCTGTTAGTCCAAGCCCTCCCCCAATACCTCCTGCCAAGACAGCCAATCTCGCCGCTCCAGCCCCACCTCCACCACCACCGAAGCCTTCAGCTGGCGGTCCACGTCCCCCTGCACCAGGGCCTCCTCCACCACCACCCATACCAATTCGCGCAAAGGCTGGTCCTCGTCCGCCACCACCTCCTGCCCCCGGTGCTACTCCACCCCGTCCTCCTCCCACTGGATTGAAGCCACCTCGACCTTCACCTCTTGGATCAAATGCATCCTCTAGTGCTTCAAATGAGGAATCAGGGGCTGATGCTTCTAAAACGAAGCTAAAGCCTTTCTTCTGGGATAAGGTTTTAGCAAATCCTGACCATTCAATGGTTTGGCATCAAATCAAATCAGGGTCTTTCCAGTAAGTGTTATCTTTTCTTGCTTGATGTTGCTCTATGATTGAGTAAGATGCTTAATGGACAGTGAATATTGTTTCACAGATTTGACGAAGAGATGATAGAGAGTCTCTTTGGTTATGCTCATGCCGATAAAGACAAGAATGGTCCAAAGAAGAACTCTACGTTCCAAGATGCTCCCAACCAATATGTTCAAATTATTGATCAAAAGAAGGCACAGAATTTAGCTATTCTTCTTAAAGCCTTAAACGTGACAACTGAAGAAGTTTGTGATGCCCTTAAAGAAGGTGATCTCCTGATCTTTTCGTTCTCCCCTTATATATCAATACTAAGAAACACTAAAACTGATTAGTGTCCTTAAAACCTTACTGGAGAACGTACTTCCTGTTTTCCCACCCCCACCCAAGAAAAAGGGTTCATCTCATACATGTGGGTGCTATGATGATTAACTCGGGTTGAGGTCGTGATAACTTTCCCAAAGGTGAAATGTTTTCTTGCGAAGTTTTCTCGTCATGGTAAAGATAATGTAGATAATATGAGTTTATATGGTTTTGAATACTTGGAAAaggaaatattttttgttttacagTCATGGTTGACTTCTATTCGGGATAGGTAAATGTAGGTAATATGAGAATGGTAGTATCAATTGCTATTCGGTaactttattttacatatttcttcttttccttgtAAGAAGAATTTGTACTTCCCTCACATCAAGTGGCCAAAAACATTGGTATACGTGTAGTTTGATTGGGTCGAGTTCTTGGAAATTGAAATATCGGTTGTATATTTGTGACTAATACTTTTTACTGACTCAGGAAATGAGCTTCCTCCTGAACTCGTTCAAACTTTGCTTAAGATGGCACCAACTTCTGACGAAGAATTGAAGCTGAGGGTCTACAATGGGGATCTCTCTCGGCTTGGGCCTGCGGAACGATTCCTGAAAGTCTTGGTTGATATTCCATTTGCCTTCAAGAGATTAGAATCCTTGCTCTTTATGTGCAGTCTTCAGGAGGAGGCAACAATGGTTAAAGAATCATTCGCTACCTTGGAGGTGAGATAAATGTTCCTAACTTGCAGTTGTTTTCATATTTGTTGAAGTACGctaaaaaatgttgaatttggtcGAAAATTGCTTGAAATTTTAATCGAAGTCAACTTGTGAGATGAACCAGTGAGTTGTATGGATATCGTTTCCTCCAATGTGTTTTTACATGCTTTTATTCCTCTACGAAGTATATTGTTGCTGAAGTTTGATAAACAACATCTCATCTACTTTCATGACATACATTACAATTTCCTCCTTTGACGAAGATCGCAACCAACAACTTAGTCAGTTCTAACTGATAGATAGAACCCAGAAACTTGTCTGTTCATCATTGCGGCATCTTTCTTTCACCTTGCATTTGTAACCTCAATGTTCCTTTGTTCTCTTTAATTTATCCCGACTTTGGTGTTTGTTGCATCTTCTTTTATGCTTCAGGCTGCTTGCACGGAACTCCGGAAGAGCAGGCTGTTCCACAAGCTCCTTGAGGCTGTTTTGAAAACGGGCAATCGTATGAATGATGGAACATTTCGTGGTGGTGCTCAAGCATTTAAACTCGACACCCTTCTGAAACTATCAGATGTAAAAGGGGTAGATGGGAAGACTACGTTGTTGCATTTCGTTGTTCAAGAGATAATCCGTTCAGAAGGTATACGAGCTGCCCGTGCCAGGGATCGAGGGAGCGCGTCTAGCGTCAAGTCTGATGATCTACCCGAGGATCAGTCTCAAGACGCAGAGGAATATTATCGGAGTACTGGTCTACAGGTTGTTTCAGGTTTGAGTAGTGAACTTGAAAATGTGAAGAAAGCCGCAATTCTAGACGCAGACAGCTTAACAGGCACAGTTTCCAAGCTTGGTCGCGCACTAAAACAATCACGGGATTTCCTAAATTCAGAAATGAAGAACGTAGATGCCGAGGATAGGTTTCAACAGACCCTAAAGAATTTCGTGCAGAACTCCGAGGTTGACATCATGTGGTTAtttgaggaagaaaaaagaaTTATGGCCCTAGTTAAAAGCACCGGAGATTATTTCCACGGTAACGCAGGGAAAGATGAAGGTTTACGATTGTTTGTTATTGTTCGAGATTTTCTGATAATCTTAGATAAGGTATGCATAGAGGTGAAAAATGCTCAGAGAAAGCTAAACGGCACGCCAAAGAAGGAGAATTTGGCAAGTAAAACTTCAGAGTCCACCAATCCACCGCCCCTCGATCTCCGACAGAAGCTTTTTCCAGCTATCACAGATAAGAGAATTGATGATTCTAGTTCAGATGATGATGCTTCTTAAGGTAAGGTAAATCTAACTGTATAAAAATAGTAACTGGCTTTCGTACGCTGTGTGATCCATGACAAATATGAGTTGCAAAAGCTAATTTTAGGTAAAGGCTCACTTTtgtttatcggaaacaacctctcgaCCTCCCAAGTtaggggtaaggtttgcgtacacacTACCCTTCTCAGATACCACTCGTCGGATTACACCTGATATGTTGTTGTAAAGCCTCACTTTTGTCTA
Coding sequences:
- the LOC107845288 gene encoding formin-like protein 5, producing MGVRGVAQLFVFIVVLFTIVAAKPVSKSPEEHLLANQINSVGINQELAEELWLNCRLELEHSNEVFEDLKFSGSGEEASGSHGILSNRRSLTKNKEKNVNVLNKEVLMGCLMKKNLLFPVSGEQEHSPTWYSRCKDFLFSWYGAPRRRELLQVGDAPSPAPAPATSPSETPNSPPPAPPPSKPFFPVDYNNSSKSSAPSDQSFISQNSTSDGQSNKKSNTKTILVAVLVTASVTFIVVALFFICYCKVCGVGYRKGKNDERPLLSLSISDHSAASIHGNAGNYSVSDDSNGKMGKNFYMEQNALNGSKSEIPLGTVTGIAVATVGNSTQIPPGKMAMHGQPPLKPPPGRLNPFEDPASPIPPPLAGDSAQIPPGRMGMHGQPSLRPPPGRVNPFEDPVSPSPPPIPPAKTANLAAPAPPPPPPKPSAGGPRPPAPGPPPPPPIPIRAKAGPRPPPPPAPGATPPRPPPTGLKPPRPSPLGSNASSSASNEESGADASKTKLKPFFWDKVLANPDHSMVWHQIKSGSFQFDEEMIESLFGYAHADKDKNGPKKNSTFQDAPNQYVQIIDQKKAQNLAILLKALNVTTEEVCDALKEGNELPPELVQTLLKMAPTSDEELKLRVYNGDLSRLGPAERFLKVLVDIPFAFKRLESLLFMCSLQEEATMVKESFATLEAACTELRKSRLFHKLLEAVLKTGNRMNDGTFRGGAQAFKLDTLLKLSDVKGVDGKTTLLHFVVQEIIRSEGIRAARARDRGSASSVKSDDLPEDQSQDAEEYYRSTGLQVVSGLSSELENVKKAAILDADSLTGTVSKLGRALKQSRDFLNSEMKNVDAEDRFQQTLKNFVQNSEVDIMWLFEEEKRIMALVKSTGDYFHGNAGKDEGLRLFVIVRDFLIILDKVCIEVKNAQRKLNGTPKKENLASKTSESTNPPPLDLRQKLFPAITDKRIDDSSSDDDAS